One Glycine max cultivar Williams 82 chromosome 3, Glycine_max_v4.0, whole genome shotgun sequence DNA window includes the following coding sequences:
- the LOC100777556 gene encoding feruloyl CoA ortho-hydroxylase F6H1-3, with protein sequence MATTLIPSDLTEFVMLQGNGVKGLSEMGLKSLPSQYIQPLEEIMINVLPQESIPIIDMSNWDDPKVQDSICDAAEKWGFFQIINHGVPPQVLDNVKDATYRFYGLPPEEKVKYTKENSSTKHVRYGSSFSPEAEKALEWKDYLSLFYVSEDEAATTWPPACRDEALEYMKRSEIFIKRLLNVLMKRLNVSEIDETNESIFMGSKRINLNYYPVCPNHDLTVAIGRHSDVSTLTVLLQDETGGLYVRAPNHHDWIHVPPVFGAIVINIGDALQILSNGRYKSIEHRVSANGSKSRVSMPIFVNPRPSDVIGPLPQVLASGEKAMYKNVLYSDYVKHFFRKAHDGKLTIDYAKIC encoded by the exons ATGGCAACAACATTAATCCCCTCAGATCTCACTGAATTTGTGATGCTTCAAGGGAATGGAGTAAAGGGCCTCTCTGAAATGGGCCTAAAGAGCCTCCCAAGTCAATACATCCAACCTTTGGAAGAGATAATGATCAATGTTTTGCCACAAGAGTCCATTCCCATCATTGACATGTCCAATTGGGATGACCCGAAAGTGCAAGATTCAATTTGTGATGCAGCTGAGAAGTGGGGCTTCTTCCAAATCATCAATCATGGGGTGCCCCCTCAAGTGTTGGACAATGTCAAGGATGCAACTTATAGGTTTTATGGGTTGCCACCTGAGGAGAAGGTTAAGTACACAAAAGAGAATTCTTCAACAAAGCATGTGAGGTATGGGTCTAGCTTTAGCCCTGAAGCAGAGAAAGCCCTAGAGTGGAAGGATTATCTCAGCCTCTTCTATGTTTCTGAGGATGAGGCTGCAACAACATGGCCCCCTGCATGCAG GGATGAAGCACTGGAATACATGAAGAGGTCTGAAATCTTTATCAAACGACTTTTAAATGTGCTAATGAAGAGGCTAAATGTAAGTGAAATTGATGAGACAAATGAATCAATATTTATGGGTTCAAAAAGGATCAATCTCAATTATTATCCTGTTTGCCCTAATCATGACCTAACGGTAGCAATAGGGCGACACTCTGATGTCTCAACTCTAACCGTTCTCCTCCAAGATGAAACCGGTGGCCTCTACGTCCGAGCACCGAACCACCACGACTGGATTCATGTGCCACCCGTCTTCGGTGCTATAGTGATCAATATAGGTGATGCACTCCAAATACTGAGCAATGGGCGATACAAGAGTATTGAGCATCGTGTGTCTGCCAACGGAAGCAAGAGTAGGGTTTCAATGCCTATTTTTGTAAACCCTAGACCCTCAGATGTTATTGGCCCTTTGCCTCAAGTGCTTGCTAGTGGTGAGAAGGCCATGTATAAAAATGTGTTGTATTCGGATTATGTGAAGCATTTCTTCAGGAAAGCTCATGATGGAAAGTTGACAATTGACTATGCCAAGATATGCTGA